The genomic region GCGGCGAAGAGGCCGAGCAGGTGGTCGCGGGCGCGGGCGCGCTCGGCCCCCGCCGTACGACGTACCAGGTCGACGAGGCGGTTGAACGCGTCGTCGACGTGGCCGCCGAGCATGTCGAGGTCGGCGACCATGGTCTGGGCGTCGATGTCGTCGGGGTCGGCCGCCGCCGCGGCACGGGCGGCCTGCAGGTCGACGCCCTGGGTGCGCTGGAGGACCTTGGCCATCGCCAGGCCGGCGGCGGCCTCGGTGTCGGCGGGGTTGGCGTCGACGAGCTTCTGGTACTCCGCGACCGCGCGGTCGATGTCGCCCTCGCCGAGCGCGTCCTGGGCCGCGGCGTAGCGGGGGTCCACCTGCTCCTCCTCGCCCTCGCCGGCGGCGACGTGGCGCGGCTGGTGGCGGTCGGTGATGCCCTGCACGGTGAGCTGCTGGGCGAGCTGGGTGAACATCGCGCGCAGGTCGGCGGCCGGGACCGGCCCCGGGATCGGCTGGGTCGCCGGGCGGCCGTCGAGCAGCACCAGCATCAGCGGTACCTGCGGGATCTGCATGGCCTGGGCGATCTGCGGCGAGGCGTCGACGTCGATCAGGGCGGCCAGGAAGCGGCCCTCGTGCTCGGTGACCACGGCGGCCACGTCGGCGGCGAAGGTGTCGCCGGGCGCGGCCTGCGAGGGCGAGTGGAAGACCAGCACGACCGGCGCGGTCATCGAGGCCTCGAGGGTGCTCTGGAAGTTCGCCTCGTTGACGTCCACGACGTACGCCGAGCCGCCGCCGGTGGGCGCGGCGCCACCGGCCGGGGCACCCGCGGGGGGCGGCGTCGGGGCCGGTCGCTTCAGCGCCGACAGGTCGATGGCACCGGGACGGGAGAACGGCTGCTGCGTCATGGCCCACATCCTAGGGAAGAGGGCCGCATCCGCGCCCGCGCCGTCCGCGCCGACCGCCGCTGCCGGGGTCAGCCGGGGCTGGTTCCGTGGCCGGCCCCGGGTCCGGTCGGGGTGCCGGTGGCGAGCAGCTCGTCGGCGGCCGCGTAGGGGTCGCTCTCCCCCGCCGCGACCCGCGCAGCGAGGGCGTCGAGCTCGACCCGGGCGCCGAGTCCGCCCCAGCGGGCCCGCATCGTCGTCAGCGCGATGGCCTCGATCTCCGCACGGGCGCGCCGTTCGCGGCGACGGCCGAGCTCACCGGTGTCGCGCAGCCAGACGTGGTGCGCGTCGAGCGCCTCGACGACCTCGCCCACCCCGGTCCCGCTGCGTGCCGAGGCGGCCAGCACCGGCGCGCGCCAGGCGTCCTCCTCGCGCTCGGCGAGCGCCAGCATCGAGCGCAGGTCGCGGCGCACCTGCTCGGCGCCGTCGCGGTCGGCCTTGTTGACGACGTAGACGTCGCCGATCTCCAAGATCCCGGCCTTCGCGGCCTGGATGCCGTCACCCATGCCCGGCGCCAGCAGCACCACCGTGGTGTCGGCCTGGGCGGCGATGTCGACCTCGCTCTGCCCGACCCCGACGGTCTCGACGAGCACCACGTCGTACGCCGCGGCGTCGAGCACGCGGATCGCCTGCGGCGTCGACCAGGCCAGGCCGCCGAGGTGTCCACGCGCCGCCATCGAGCGGATGAACACGTCCCGGTCCGCCGCGTGGTCGGACATCCGGACCCGGTCCCCGAGCAGGGCGCCGCCGGAGAACGGCGAGGACGGGTCCACCGCGAGCACGCCGACCCGGCGGCCGGCCTGGCGGAAGGCCCGCACGAGCGCGCTGGTGGAGGTGGACTTGCCGACGCCGGGCGCGCCGGTCAGGCCGATGACCCGCGCGCGGCCGGTGTGCGGAGCCAGGGCGGCGGACACCTCGCGCAGCAGCGGCGACTCGTCCTCGACCAGCGAGACCAGGCGCGCCACCGCGCGCGGCTCACCGGCGCGCGCGGCCTCGACGAGGTCGGGGACCGACGCCTGTCGGCGCCGGCCCCCGCTCGGGGTGCTCAAGGTGGATCAGGCCTGCGGGACCCGGACGATCAGCGCGTCGCCCTGACCGCCGCCGCCGCACAGCGCGGCCGCGCCGAGACCGCCGCCGCGGCGCTTGAGCTCCAGGGCGAGGTGCAGCACGATCCGGGCGCCGGACATCCCGACCGGGTGCCCCAGCGCGATGGCGCCGCCGTTGACGTTGACCTTGGCGTCGTCGAGGCCCAGCTCGCGTGCCGAGGAGATGCCGACCGCGGCGAAGGCCTCGTTGAACTCGACCAGGTCGAGGTCGGTGGGCGCGATGCCCTCCTTCTCGCAGGCCTTCGCGGTGGCCACGGCGGGCTGGAGCTGCAGGGTGGAGTCGGGGCCCGCGACCTGGCCGTGGGCGCCGATCTCGGCGAGCCACTCCAGGCCGAGCTCCTCGGCCTTGGCCTTGCTCATCACGACGACCGCGCAGGCGCCGTCGGAGATCTGCGAGGACGACGCGGCGGTGATCGTGCCCTCCTTGTTGAAGGCGGGGCGCAGCTTGCTCAGCGACTCGGCGGTGGTGTCGCCGCGGACGCCCTCGTCCTCGGAGACCACGACCTCGCCCTTGCGGGTCTTGACCGTCACCGGCACGACCTCGTCGGCGAACACGCCGTTCTTCCAGGCCAGCGCGGCCTTCTGGTGCGACTGGGCGGCGAAGGTGTCCTGCTCCTCGCGGGTGAGGTTCTGCGCCGCGGCGTTGCACTCCTCGGTCAGCAGACCCATCGCCTGGCTGGTGAACTGGTCGAACAGGGCGTCGTAGGCCATCGAGTCGACGAGCTTGACGTCGCCGAACTTGATGCCCTCGCGCGACTTGGGCAGGAAGTGCGGCGCGTTGGTCATGGACTCCATGCCGCCGGCCACGACGATCTCGCACTCCCCGGCGCGCACGAGCTGGTCGGCCAGCGCGATCGCGTTGACGCCGGACAGGCACACCTTGTTGATGGTGATCGAGGGGACGTTCATCGGGATGCCGCCGGCGACCGCGGCCATCCGGGCGGGGTTCTGCCCGGCGCCGGCCTGGATGACCTGCCCCATGATCACGTAGTCGACCTGCTCGCCGGTGACGCCGGCCTTCTCCAGTGCGCCCTTGATGGCGACGCCACCGAGGTCGGCGGCCGAGAGGTCCTTCAGGCCGCCGGAGAGACGGCCGATCGGGGTGCGCGCCCCGGCGACGATGACAGTTGCGGACATGGTGGGTTTCCTCCAGTGGTCGCCGGCCGCGGGACGGACCGGTGGTCGAGGGCGATGTCGGCGACACTACCCACGTCGTTGCAGGGTGGCGAGGCACGTCCGGACGGCCCCGCCTGAGGCACTTGTCACAACCCGTCGCGGGGCGTGGGGCGAGGCGTCACCATGTCGGCATGACCAGCCTCGAGATCCCCGCCCACCTGTTCACCCACATCGACCACGTCGGCATCGCGGTGCCCGACCTGGACGCCGCGATCGCCTTCTACCAGGAGACCTTCGGGATGCGCCTGGCCCACCAGGAGGTCAACGAGGCCCAGGGCGTGCGCGAGGCGATGATGGCGGTCGGCGACTCCGGCTCCTGCATCCAGCTGCTCGCCCCGCTCGATGAGACCTCGACGATCGCGAAGTTCCTCGACCGCTCCGGGCCCGGCCTGCAGCAGCTCGCCTACCGCGTCACCGACATCGAGCAGGTCAGCGCGATCCTGCGCGAGCGCGGCCTGCGCCTGCTGTACGACGCGCCGCGTCGCGGCACCTCGGACTCGCGCATCAACTTCGTGCACCCCAAGGACGCCGGCGGCGTCCTGGTCGAGCTCGTGGAGCCGGCGGCCACCGCGCACTGAGCCGCGCCGAGGCCGGGTGGGGCCGGGTGAGACCTACGCCACACCCGATGTTCAGAGTTGGTTACCCGTGGGTATCTTCGCGGCACCACCCGACCTAGGAGCTCACGTGCAGCAGATCCTCGACGCCATCCAGGCCGACGACGCCACCCCTCAGGACTTCGCCTCCCTGGCCCTCCCCGAGTCCTACCGCGCCGTGACGGTGCACCAGGACGAGGTGGACATGTTCGAGGGGTTGTCCAGCAGGGAGAAGGATCCCCGCAAGTCCCTGCACGTCGACGAGGTGCCGCTGCCCGAGCTCGGCCCGGGTGAGGCGTTCGTGGCGGTGATGGCCTCCGCGATCAACTACAACACCGTGTGGACCTCGATCTTCGAGCCGGTCTCGACCTTCGGGTTCCTCGAGCGCTACGGACGCACCTCGCCCCTCGGCAAGCGCCACGACCTGCCCTACCACATCGTGGGCTCCGACCTCTCCGGCGTCGTGCTGAAGACCGGCCCCGGCGTCACCAAGTGGAAGCCGGGCGACCGGGTCGTGGCGCACTGCCTCTCCGCCGAGCTCGAGGGCCCCGACGGGCACAACGACACGATGCTCGACCCCGAGCAGCGGATCTGGGGCTTCGAGACCAACTTCGGCGGCCTCGCCGAGGTCGCGATGGTCAAGGCCAACCAGCTGATGCCGAAGCCCGAGCACCTCACCTGGGAGGAGGCCGCCTCGCCGGGCCTGGTCAACTGCACGGCGTACCGCCAGCTGGTGAGCAAGAACGGCGGCGACATGAAGCAGGGCGACAACGTCTTGATCTGGGGTGCCTCCGGCGGCCTGGGCGGCTTCGCGACGCAGTACGCCCTCAACGGCGGTGCCACCCCGATCTGCGTGGTCTCCAGCGAGGAGAAGGCGGCGATCGCGCGCTCGATGGGCGCGGAGCTGATCATCAACCGCTCCGAGGAGGACTACCGCTTCTGGAACGACGAGGGCACCCAGCAGGACCCGCGTGAGTGGAAGCGGTTCGGCGCGAAGATCCGCGAGCTGACCGGCGGTGAGGACATCGACATCGTCTTCGAGCACCCCGGGCGCGAGACGTTCGGCGCGAGCGTGTTCGTCACCCGCAAGGGCGGCACCATCACCACCTGCGCCTCGACGTCGGGCTACATGCACGAATACGACAACCGCTACCTGTGGATGAACCTCAAGAAGATCATCTCCAGCCACTTCGCGAACTACCGCGAGTCGTGGGAGGCCAACCGCCTGGTCGCGAAGGGGGCCATCCACCCGACGCTGTCGCGCACCTACCAGCTCGAGGAGACCGGGCAGGCGGCGCTCGACGTGCACCACAACCTGCACCAGGGCAAGGTCGGCGTGCTGTGCCTGGCTCCCCAGGAGGGCCTCGGCGTGCGCAACCACGAGCTCCGCGCCCGGCACGAGACCGCGATCAACCGGTTCCGCGGGGTCTGACCCGGGTCTGACACGGGTCTGACACGGGGCTCCCCCGGGCGTGTCCGGCTCCGGCCGGCAGCGCCCGGGCGGAGCAGCGGTGAAGAACCCGTCCACCCCTCGAATCGTCGGGTGTGGCGGGTGGGTTCTTCACCGCCCATCGGGGAGGATGGGGACCAGCGGGGGCGCCGGCTCGCACCGGTCGCACCGTCATAGCGATCCACCCGATCTCAGTGGAAGAGGAACTCGATGAGCGACCAGGGTC from Nocardioides sp. dk884 harbors:
- a CDS encoding tetratricopeptide repeat protein, with protein sequence MTQQPFSRPGAIDLSALKRPAPTPPPAGAPAGGAAPTGGGSAYVVDVNEANFQSTLEASMTAPVVLVFHSPSQAAPGDTFAADVAAVVTEHEGRFLAALIDVDASPQIAQAMQIPQVPLMLVLLDGRPATQPIPGPVPAADLRAMFTQLAQQLTVQGITDRHQPRHVAAGEGEEEQVDPRYAAAQDALGEGDIDRAVAEYQKLVDANPADTEAAAGLAMAKVLQRTQGVDLQAARAAAAADPDDIDAQTMVADLDMLGGHVDDAFNRLVDLVRRTAGAERARARDHLLGLFAAVGNDDPRVLRGRQNLASALF
- the meaB gene encoding methylmalonyl Co-A mutase-associated GTPase MeaB, with translation MSTPSGGRRRQASVPDLVEAARAGEPRAVARLVSLVEDESPLLREVSAALAPHTGRARVIGLTGAPGVGKSTSTSALVRAFRQAGRRVGVLAVDPSSPFSGGALLGDRVRMSDHAADRDVFIRSMAARGHLGGLAWSTPQAIRVLDAAAYDVVLVETVGVGQSEVDIAAQADTTVVLLAPGMGDGIQAAKAGILEIGDVYVVNKADRDGAEQVRRDLRSMLALAEREEDAWRAPVLAASARSGTGVGEVVEALDAHHVWLRDTGELGRRRERRARAEIEAIALTTMRARWGGLGARVELDALAARVAAGESDPYAAADELLATGTPTGPGAGHGTSPG
- a CDS encoding acetyl-CoA C-acetyltransferase, with product MSATVIVAGARTPIGRLSGGLKDLSAADLGGVAIKGALEKAGVTGEQVDYVIMGQVIQAGAGQNPARMAAVAGGIPMNVPSITINKVCLSGVNAIALADQLVRAGECEIVVAGGMESMTNAPHFLPKSREGIKFGDVKLVDSMAYDALFDQFTSQAMGLLTEECNAAAQNLTREEQDTFAAQSHQKAALAWKNGVFADEVVPVTVKTRKGEVVVSEDEGVRGDTTAESLSKLRPAFNKEGTITAASSSQISDGACAVVVMSKAKAEELGLEWLAEIGAHGQVAGPDSTLQLQPAVATAKACEKEGIAPTDLDLVEFNEAFAAVGISSARELGLDDAKVNVNGGAIALGHPVGMSGARIVLHLALELKRRGGGLGAAALCGGGGQGDALIVRVPQA
- the mce gene encoding methylmalonyl-CoA epimerase; protein product: MTSLEIPAHLFTHIDHVGIAVPDLDAAIAFYQETFGMRLAHQEVNEAQGVREAMMAVGDSGSCIQLLAPLDETSTIAKFLDRSGPGLQQLAYRVTDIEQVSAILRERGLRLLYDAPRRGTSDSRINFVHPKDAGGVLVELVEPAATAH
- the ccrA gene encoding crotonyl-CoA carboxylase/reductase encodes the protein MQQILDAIQADDATPQDFASLALPESYRAVTVHQDEVDMFEGLSSREKDPRKSLHVDEVPLPELGPGEAFVAVMASAINYNTVWTSIFEPVSTFGFLERYGRTSPLGKRHDLPYHIVGSDLSGVVLKTGPGVTKWKPGDRVVAHCLSAELEGPDGHNDTMLDPEQRIWGFETNFGGLAEVAMVKANQLMPKPEHLTWEEAASPGLVNCTAYRQLVSKNGGDMKQGDNVLIWGASGGLGGFATQYALNGGATPICVVSSEEKAAIARSMGAELIINRSEEDYRFWNDEGTQQDPREWKRFGAKIRELTGGEDIDIVFEHPGRETFGASVFVTRKGGTITTCASTSGYMHEYDNRYLWMNLKKIISSHFANYRESWEANRLVAKGAIHPTLSRTYQLEETGQAALDVHHNLHQGKVGVLCLAPQEGLGVRNHELRARHETAINRFRGV